The region TTCCTCAAATGAATCCCATGTTTATGTGTCTCATCTTCATAAGCAAAACCACCATGTCGGGTCAGATCCATACCCGCAAGTTCATCTTCAGCTGAGATCCTTAACAACTTCATTTTATTCAAAGCAAAGAAAAGAGGACCCATGGTTGCACTGACCCAACCAATAATAACCAAAATTTGAATCACGTGTGCCCCTAATAACTTCCCTCCACCACCCATAAATAGCCCATAGGGTCGGTCCAGTTTACCCGGGTAAACCTGGTTCACATACTCCTTTTTAGCAAACAAAGCGGTGAATATTATACCCCACGCGCCACATCCTCCGTGAAGCTGCGCTGCTTCTAATGGATCATCGTAACGCACCTTTTCCGCGAGTACGTTACACGAGATCAGAACCACCGCGGCGATAAATCCACATACTATCGCTGCCCATGGCTCAACCACGGAACACCCGGCGGTTATTGCCGCGAATCCGCCTAATAGTCCGTTGCACACATCGGTAACGTTCCAGTGACCGGAGAGAATTCTTTTCCCGAAAAGTGTAGTCAACGCCGCCGTACATCCTGCCAGTGTTGTCGTCACCGCCGTTCTACCCACCGCACTCCATTGACCATAATAAGTACCTAAAATAGAAATTCACAATTtaaatctttaaaaaaattatgTTTCAAATCTATTAATAGAAATTGAGTTTGTATAAAACAACTTAAGAATTAAAATTAGAAACttataattaaaattaaaaaagaaaaaataatttttCAAGTTGTAGAGTAGTTACCTGACTCATAAGAGCTTAGAATCTTGGTGAAGGAGCCAGGGTTGAAACCATACCAACCAAACCAAAGCATGAAAGTTCCCAGAACAACTAGAGAAGCGCTGTGTCCGCGAAGAGTGACAGCTCGACCGTTATGATCGAATCTTCCAATTCGCGGACCTTCAATAAGCGCTCCCCAAAGACCAGCAATACCACCAACCATATGAACAACACCGGAGCCAGCGAAATCGATGACTCCGGTGCTAAACAAGAGGTTATTTGTGTTGGTTGCGCTAGCCCAACCATCACTAGACCAAAACCAATGAGAAACAACAGGGTAAACAAAGCCAGTGAGAAAGGAGGAGTAAATAAGATAAGCAACAAACTGTGTTCGTTCTGCTATAGAGCCGCTGGTGATGCCGGCGGCTGCTATGGCGAAAGCCCACTGATAAAGAAAATAACTGTAATCAAAAGCTTCTGACGGAACGTCTTTGAGGCCGAAGAAATGTTTTCCGATGAAACCGTTTGAAGGTCCACCGAAGGCAAAGGCGAAACCGAAGAGATAGTAAAACAGCCCACCGGCGGCGGCGTCTAGAACGTTTGTAAGCATGATGTTCATGGTGTTTTTGGCTCGAACTGAACCGGCACAGAGCATAGCGAAACCAAGTTGCATAGAGAAAACAAGATAAGCTGAGAATAGAAGATATGTGTTATCCACCGCGTATTGTGTGTCAACGAACCTTTTTCCCACCGCTGTAAACTGGCTGCAGATGAAATCAGCGGCGGCTACGGCGTTTGTAGCGTTGGGACCGATGAGCTGCGCTAGTTGTGTAGCTGAACATTCCGGCAGCGACATGTTGGTA is a window of Lathyrus oleraceus cultivar Zhongwan6 chromosome 6, CAAS_Psat_ZW6_1.0, whole genome shotgun sequence DNA encoding:
- the LOC127091858 gene encoding ammonium transporter 1 member 1; protein product: MSLPECSATQLAQLIGPNATNAVAAADFICSQFTAVGKRFVDTQYAVDNTYLLFSAYLVFSMQLGFAMLCAGSVRAKNTMNIMLTNVLDAAAGGLFYYLFGFAFAFGGPSNGFIGKHFFGLKDVPSEAFDYSYFLYQWAFAIAAAGITSGSIAERTQFVAYLIYSSFLTGFVYPVVSHWFWSSDGWASATNTNNLLFSTGVIDFAGSGVVHMVGGIAGLWGALIEGPRIGRFDHNGRAVTLRGHSASLVVLGTFMLWFGWYGFNPGSFTKILSSYESGTYYGQWSAVGRTAVTTTLAGCTAALTTLFGKRILSGHWNVTDVCNGLLGGFAAITAGCSVVEPWAAIVCGFIAAVVLISCNVLAEKVRYDDPLEAAQLHGGCGAWGIIFTALFAKKEYVNQVYPGKLDRPYGLFMGGGGKLLGAHVIQILVIIGWVSATMGPLFFALNKMKLLRISAEDELAGMDLTRHGGFAYEDETHKHGIHLRKIDHNSSSTPTPTPTTDL